The following are from one region of the Anaeropeptidivorans aminofermentans genome:
- a CDS encoding pyrimidine-nucleoside phosphorylase translates to MRMVDLINKKKEGKALSKEEIAFIVEGFTKGEIPEYQMSAFLMAVYFKGMNQEETAELTLNMAKSGDTVDLSEIEGVKVDKHSTGGVGDKTTLIISPIVASLGVPVAKMSGRGLGHTGGTVDKLESIPGFKTSLSREEFLNIVKKDGLCVAGQSGNLAPADKKIYALRDVTGTVDNLSLIASSIMSKKIAAGADAILLDVKTGSGAFMKTPEASIALAKEMVNIGEAVGRHTVALITDMDIPLGFAIGNSLEIIESVDTLKGNGPEDLTEVCLAIASEMLYLAGKGSVAECRRMAEGAIKDGSAFKKLAEMVSNQGGDPSVIEDTENFQKAGICHTLLSTEEGYIHHMDVEGIGISSSLLGAGREREDSVIDFSAGILLNKKTGDYVKKDEVLAHFYTNDENKLKQGIHKFLESIEFSKEKPGKNPLIYARVSKDGVENRA, encoded by the coding sequence ATGAGAATGGTCGATTTAATTAATAAGAAAAAGGAAGGGAAGGCCCTTTCAAAGGAGGAAATAGCCTTTATTGTAGAAGGCTTTACAAAAGGCGAAATACCTGAATACCAGATGTCTGCCTTTTTAATGGCTGTGTATTTTAAAGGAATGAATCAAGAGGAGACGGCAGAGCTTACTTTGAATATGGCAAAGTCCGGCGATACGGTAGACCTTTCTGAAATAGAAGGGGTTAAAGTAGATAAGCATTCCACAGGAGGCGTCGGGGATAAAACCACTTTGATTATTTCTCCCATTGTTGCTTCTTTGGGTGTACCTGTTGCTAAAATGAGCGGAAGAGGCCTTGGCCATACCGGCGGAACAGTGGACAAGCTTGAATCTATTCCTGGGTTTAAAACAAGCCTTTCAAGAGAGGAATTTTTAAATATCGTAAAAAAGGACGGCCTTTGTGTTGCCGGCCAATCTGGAAATCTTGCCCCTGCCGATAAAAAAATATATGCCTTGAGAGACGTTACGGGGACAGTAGATAATTTATCCTTAATTGCTTCTAGTATCATGAGTAAGAAAATAGCCGCAGGAGCAGACGCCATTCTTCTTGATGTTAAAACGGGAAGCGGCGCTTTTATGAAAACCCCGGAGGCTTCCATAGCCCTTGCAAAAGAAATGGTCAATATCGGAGAAGCCGTTGGAAGGCACACCGTTGCTCTCATAACGGATATGGATATTCCTTTGGGCTTTGCCATAGGAAACAGCCTTGAAATCATAGAATCCGTAGATACCTTAAAAGGAAACGGTCCGGAGGATTTAACAGAGGTTTGTCTTGCCATCGCCTCTGAAATGCTCTATCTTGCAGGAAAGGGCAGTGTAGCTGAATGCCGAAGAATGGCCGAAGGCGCCATAAAAGACGGTTCCGCTTTTAAAAAGCTTGCTGAAATGGTTTCAAATCAAGGGGGCGACCCATCTGTTATTGAGGATACGGAAAACTTTCAAAAGGCAGGCATATGTCATACCCTTTTAAGCACTGAGGAAGGCTATATCCATCATATGGATGTTGAAGGCATTGGCATATCTTCTTCACTTTTAGGGGCAGGAAGAGAAAGAGAAGACAGCGTTATAGATTTTTCTGCAGGCATTCTATTAAATAAAAAAACAGGCGATTACGTTAAAAAAGATGAGGTTCTTGCCCATTTTTATACAAATGATGAAAATAAGCTGAAACAAGGCATTCATAAATTTCTGGAATCCATTGAATTCTCAAA